From Miscanthus floridulus cultivar M001 chromosome 15, ASM1932011v1, whole genome shotgun sequence, the proteins below share one genomic window:
- the LOC136509515 gene encoding protein CUP-SHAPED COTYLEDON 1-like: protein MERFGVLGTRLGLDGVVGGGGGGGGGELPPGFRFHPTDEELITYYLLRKAVDGSFCCRAIAEIDLNKCEPWELPDKAKMGEKEWYFYSLRDRKYPTGLRTNRATVAGYWKATGKDREIRSARSGALVGMKKTLVFYRGRAPKGQKTHWVMHEYRLEGTYSYHFLPSSTRDEWVIARVFQKPGEVPPARKHHRRGGLSSAGESCFSDSTSASIGGGGGASASSAPRPLLTVTDTSPLSLFASTAAANNAADGDATSYCGGHGGGAANNGNNLVTGRELVPCFSTSTTTAGGLDAAALGIGQPYNAAPLPLAFEPPPAPVFFPNLHSSSVQDNLQLPLFLSGGLSGTLGSLGAGALHHWPLAGMEVKVEGRSAPPQMAVGPGQLDGAFGWGF, encoded by the exons ATGGAGCGGTTCGGCGTGCTGGGCACGCGGCTGGGCCTGGACggcgtcgtcggcggcggcggcggaggaggaggaggcgagctGCCGCCGGGGTTCCGGTTCCACCCGACGGACGAGGAGCTCATCACCTACTACCTCCTCCGCAAGGCCGTGGACGGCAGCTTCTGCTGCCGCGCCATCGCCGAGATCGACCTCAACAAGTGCGAGCCATGGGAGCTCCCGG ACAAGGCGAAGATGGGGGAGAAGGAGTGGTACTTCTACAGCCTCCGCGACCGCAAGTACCCGACGGGCCTGCGCACCAACCGCGCCACGGTGGCCGGCTACTGGAAGGCCACCGGCAAGGACCGCGAGATCCGCAGCGCCCGCTCCGGCGCTCTGGTCGGCATGAAGaagacgctcgtcttctaccgcGGCCGAGCCCCGAAAGGACAGAAGACGCACTGGGTCATGCACGAGTACCGCCTCGAGGGCACCTACTCCTACCAtttcctcccaagctccacaAGG GATGAGTGGGTGATCGCGAGGGTGTTCCAGAAGCCCGGCGAGGTCCCACCCGCCCGCAAGCACCACCGCCGCGGCGGCCTCAGCAGCGCCGGCGAGTCCTGCTTCTCGGATTCCACCTCGGCCtccatcggcggcggcgggggcgcgtCCGCGTCGTCCGCGCCTCGCCCACTGCTCACGGTCACGGACACCTCGCCGCTGTCGCTGTTCGCGTCGACCGCCGCGGCCAATAATGCCGCCGACGGCGACGCGACCTCCTACTGCGGCGGCCACGGCGGTGGCGCCGCCAACAATGGCAACAACCTGGTCACCGGCCGTGAGCTCGTGCCCTGCTTCTCCACTAGCACCACCACCGCCGGCGGCCTGGATGCCGCCGCGCTCGGCATCGGGCAGCCGTACAACGCAGCCCCGCTGCCGCTGGCCTTCGAGCCGCCGCCGGCTCCGGTCTTCTTCCCCAACCTGCATTCGTCGTCCGTGCAGGACAACCTCCAGCTGCCACTGTTCCTCTCAGGCGGCCTGTCCGGGACGCTGGGATCACTGGGCGCAGGGGCTCTCCACCACTGGCCCCTCGCCGGCATGGAGGTCAAGGTCGAGGGCCGCTCCGCGCCGCCGCAGATGGCTGTCGGCCCCGGCCAGCTCGATGGCGCCTTCGGCTGGGGCTTCTAG